A single region of the Enterococcus mundtii genome encodes:
- the mnmA gene encoding tRNA 2-thiouridine(34) synthase MnmA, which translates to MTDNSKTRVVVGMSGGVDSSVTALLLKEQGYDVIGIFMKNWDDTDENGVCTATEDYKDVAKVAAQIGIPYYSVNFEKEYWDRVFEYFLAEYRAGRTPNPDVMCNKEIKFKAFLDYAMDLGAEYVATGHYAQVTRDENGVSHMLRGIDNNKDQTYFLSQLSQEQLAKTMFPLGGMEKSEVRAIAERAGLATAKKKDSTGICFIGEKNFKQFLSNYLPAKKGNMVTLDGEVKGVHAGLMYYTIGQRQGLGIGGGGDSQEPWFVVGKDLATNTLYVGQGFHHPALYATSLDASEIHFTTNEPMPKEFKCTAKFRYRQQDVPVTVRLLENNRAEVIFDEPVRAITPGQAVVFYDGMECLGGGLIDHAYQETKVLQYV; encoded by the coding sequence ATGACAGACAACAGCAAAACACGCGTTGTCGTTGGGATGAGTGGCGGTGTTGACTCATCTGTAACAGCACTTTTGTTAAAGGAACAAGGCTATGATGTAATCGGGATCTTTATGAAAAACTGGGATGATACCGATGAAAATGGCGTCTGTACGGCGACGGAAGATTATAAGGATGTAGCGAAAGTCGCTGCCCAAATCGGGATTCCTTATTACTCGGTCAATTTTGAAAAAGAATATTGGGACCGTGTGTTTGAATATTTCTTAGCAGAATATCGTGCAGGACGTACCCCGAACCCAGATGTAATGTGCAATAAGGAAATCAAATTTAAAGCATTCTTAGACTATGCAATGGACTTAGGAGCGGAATATGTTGCTACTGGTCACTATGCGCAAGTCACACGTGATGAAAATGGCGTGTCACATATGTTGCGTGGGATCGATAATAACAAAGACCAAACGTATTTCCTTAGCCAATTGTCACAAGAACAGTTAGCAAAAACGATGTTTCCGTTAGGCGGTATGGAAAAATCAGAAGTACGTGCGATTGCGGAACGTGCCGGTCTAGCAACGGCGAAGAAAAAAGACTCAACTGGTATCTGTTTTATCGGCGAAAAGAACTTCAAACAATTCTTAAGTAACTATTTACCAGCTAAAAAAGGCAATATGGTGACCCTTGATGGTGAAGTGAAAGGCGTACACGCTGGTTTGATGTACTACACGATCGGACAACGTCAAGGCTTAGGTATCGGCGGCGGTGGCGATTCACAAGAACCTTGGTTCGTGGTGGGGAAAGATCTTGCGACGAATACATTATATGTTGGACAAGGCTTCCACCACCCTGCATTGTATGCAACCAGTTTGGATGCAAGCGAAATCCATTTTACAACGAATGAACCAATGCCAAAAGAATTCAAATGTACAGCGAAATTCCGTTACCGTCAGCAAGATGTACCGGTAACCGTGCGCTTATTAGAAAATAATCGGGCAGAAGTCATCTTCGACGAACCCGTACGCGCAATCACACCAGGACAAGCCGTTGTTTTTTATGACGGAATGGAATGTCTAGGTGGCGGATTGATCGATCATGCGTATCAAGAAACGAAAGTTTTGCAATACGTCTAA
- a CDS encoding multidrug efflux MFS transporter, with the protein MVSRVKETVFRKRETWEKNLVVLWFGTFMAGIGFSLVMPFMSLYIDTLGNYSTSQLNFWSGLTFSSTFLVTTLISPWWGRLADQKGRKMMLLRASLGMAVVISLMGLVTSVYQLVALRLLQGIFSGYISNATALVATGTPREKSGQVLGTLATGSVTGTLLGPLLGGLSASAFGYRPTFFITGTILFFVFLLSLFFVHEQFVPVEKSELVSAKQIFRDLKYPHVVIGMFITTMIIQASNNSISPIISLYIRQLLHGHGNVTLVSGIIASIPGIATLIAAPRFGRLGDKIGSERILAIGLGFALIVYIPMAFVTNVWQLAGLRFLIGISDACLLPAVQALITKYSPPQAAGRIFSYNQSFQATGNVVGPLIGSSVSSIFGYRGVFLSTSLLVLANFVLVHHNTKEIHKQEETSNGHAFVNK; encoded by the coding sequence GTGGTGTCAAGAGTAAAAGAGACAGTATTCAGAAAAAGAGAAACATGGGAGAAAAACCTAGTTGTTTTGTGGTTTGGTACATTTATGGCAGGGATTGGGTTTAGTCTAGTGATGCCTTTTATGTCGCTTTACATAGATACGTTAGGAAATTACAGTACGTCACAATTGAACTTTTGGAGTGGCTTGACCTTCTCCTCTACATTCCTTGTTACTACTTTGATTTCTCCATGGTGGGGACGACTTGCCGATCAAAAAGGCCGAAAGATGATGTTGTTGCGCGCTTCTCTAGGGATGGCGGTAGTGATTTCCTTGATGGGTCTAGTAACCAGCGTGTATCAATTAGTCGCATTACGTCTGTTGCAGGGAATTTTTTCCGGCTATATCAGTAACGCAACAGCTTTAGTCGCCACTGGTACCCCAAGAGAAAAAAGTGGACAAGTACTTGGCACTTTGGCGACCGGCTCTGTGACCGGAACATTACTTGGTCCTTTACTTGGCGGACTTTCTGCTTCTGCTTTTGGGTATCGCCCTACCTTCTTTATTACCGGGACAATTTTGTTCTTCGTTTTCTTACTTAGCTTATTTTTTGTCCATGAACAATTTGTGCCAGTAGAAAAAAGCGAGTTGGTTTCTGCTAAACAAATTTTCCGTGACCTGAAATACCCACATGTCGTCATCGGCATGTTTATTACCACAATGATCATTCAAGCATCAAATAATTCGATCAGTCCGATCATTAGTTTATATATCCGGCAATTATTACATGGACATGGCAACGTCACGTTGGTCAGCGGGATCATTGCTTCTATTCCTGGGATTGCCACCCTGATAGCCGCTCCTCGTTTCGGCCGCTTAGGTGATAAGATCGGGAGTGAACGAATCTTAGCCATCGGATTAGGCTTCGCCTTGATCGTCTATATCCCAATGGCTTTCGTAACGAATGTATGGCAACTTGCAGGACTACGATTTTTGATCGGGATCTCAGACGCTTGCCTCCTTCCAGCCGTGCAAGCATTGATCACTAAATACTCTCCCCCACAAGCTGCCGGAAGAATCTTTAGTTACAACCAATCCTTCCAAGCCACTGGAAATGTCGTTGGCCCCTTGATCGGTTCAAGCGTTTCAAGTATCTTCGGTTATCGTGGTGTCTTTTTATCCACATCCTTACTTGTACTTGCAAACTTTGTGCTGGTTCACCATAATACGAAGGAGATTCATAAGCAGGAAGAAACAAGCAATGGTCATGCTTTTGTCAATAAATAG
- a CDS encoding TetR/AcrR family transcriptional regulator yields MKKRTLSQEKIIDCFRELAEEMAVQQITFQHLAKALNIKSPSLYNHFKNIREVKTALTAKLLTELNDQLRRVLVGKSKGEAIQAYAQTYQSFAFQNQAVYELLISVPHTNEEILLEGIHETNQIILQIFDAFSLSKEEKVHRSRELRSMIHGYLSLRFLGYFTNEPNVSPEESYVWMIDDFIATLPIK; encoded by the coding sequence ATGAAAAAACGAACGCTGTCACAAGAGAAAATCATCGACTGCTTTCGAGAATTGGCAGAAGAGATGGCTGTACAGCAAATCACTTTCCAACATTTAGCTAAGGCATTGAATATCAAATCACCGTCGCTTTATAACCACTTTAAGAATATTCGAGAAGTGAAAACGGCGTTGACTGCGAAACTTTTAACGGAGTTGAATGATCAATTACGTCGAGTGTTAGTTGGGAAAAGTAAGGGAGAAGCGATCCAAGCGTACGCGCAAACCTATCAGTCATTTGCGTTTCAAAATCAGGCAGTCTATGAACTGCTGATCAGTGTACCGCATACAAATGAAGAAATTCTATTAGAGGGAATACACGAAACGAACCAAATCATTTTACAAATATTTGACGCTTTTTCTTTGTCGAAAGAAGAAAAGGTCCATCGAAGTCGAGAACTGCGAAGTATGATCCATGGGTACCTTTCGTTACGTTTTTTAGGGTACTTTACCAATGAACCGAATGTTTCTCCAGAAGAAAGTTATGTCTGGATGATCGACGACTTTATTGCAACTTTACCAATAAAATAA
- a CDS encoding DUF1033 family protein yields MYQVITMFGDNEPWWFFEDWQEDIQMEETFSSFEEAQQNYEEKWLAIKDNYEYIHAKNNFLSAFWNDGDERWCEECDDDLQQYKGLALLKDYQPITLESRKDFYETTNSSGKAKRCERPKQGAWC; encoded by the coding sequence ATGTATCAAGTAATTACAATGTTCGGTGATAATGAGCCTTGGTGGTTCTTTGAAGATTGGCAAGAAGATATTCAAATGGAGGAAACTTTCTCCTCTTTTGAAGAAGCGCAACAAAACTATGAAGAAAAATGGCTGGCCATTAAAGACAACTATGAGTATATCCATGCCAAAAATAATTTTCTTAGCGCTTTTTGGAATGATGGCGATGAGCGCTGGTGTGAAGAATGCGATGATGATTTGCAGCAATACAAAGGACTGGCTTTGCTGAAAGATTATCAACCGATCACTTTGGAAAGCAGAAAGGATTTTTATGAAACAACTAATTCTAGCGGAAAAGCCAAGCGTTGCGAAAGACCTAAGCAAGGTGCTTGGTGCTAA
- a CDS encoding DNA topoisomerase III, whose amino-acid sequence MKQLILAEKPSVAKDLSKVLGANQKHKNYYEGPKVIVTWALGHLLGLKMPEDLNKEWQSWQMETLPMIPKKLGIKPLPKTGHQLKAIKQLASRKDVSEAVIATDAGREGELVARWILEYVHFNKPVKRLWISSQTDKAIKTGFSQLKPAKSYDALYESALARAKADWLVGLNVTRALTVKYQDNLSAGRVQTPTLALVRNQEKKIESFRPQTYFTISLTVGNEQAKMVQKNQFALKSHEEAQAFVKTLSQSKGTVVNIEEKTKTEKAPLPYDLTEIQREANQRYGYSAKKTLGLVQSLYETHKIVTYPRTDSKYLTNDMKSTMKERLQAISDFAPEVKTYLKNGAVVRQTSVFQDSKVTDHHALLPTENRPRYEKLSNEEQKIYQMIVTRFLGLFAEPHKISQTKITVVFGNEQFVFRQNRVLEAGWKTSAESHVDSFDWKKDMRIQPDFTIKKELSAPPKPLTEASLLGLMEKHSLGTPATRAEIIEKLIKSELMERTPQGLQVSPKGKQLLELVNPSLVTPDLTESWERDLEAIALGKKQANVFLQSIEKETKRLVQEIKTSKQEYQDFSITQKKCPDCGSNLREKNTKDGKIYVCTNQDCSYRRRKDPKVSNHRCPQCHRKMEIIEGKNGAYFRCKFDGTTEKMLEKKEQKKKMTKHEERRLMKKYSQAEEPEESPLAAALKAAMKDS is encoded by the coding sequence ATGAAACAACTAATTCTAGCGGAAAAGCCAAGCGTTGCGAAAGACCTAAGCAAGGTGCTTGGTGCTAATCAAAAACACAAAAACTATTACGAAGGACCCAAGGTGATCGTGACTTGGGCCCTTGGTCATTTATTAGGTCTAAAGATGCCAGAGGATCTGAATAAGGAATGGCAAAGCTGGCAGATGGAGACCTTGCCGATGATCCCTAAAAAACTAGGGATCAAACCCTTACCAAAAACTGGTCATCAATTGAAAGCCATCAAGCAATTGGCTAGTCGTAAAGATGTCTCAGAAGCAGTGATCGCCACAGATGCCGGACGTGAAGGAGAACTCGTTGCACGTTGGATCTTGGAATACGTTCACTTCAATAAGCCGGTGAAACGTTTGTGGATCTCCTCTCAAACGGACAAAGCGATCAAGACAGGTTTCAGCCAATTGAAACCAGCTAAAAGCTATGATGCGCTGTATGAGTCTGCTTTGGCCAGGGCAAAAGCAGATTGGTTGGTCGGGTTGAATGTGACACGTGCACTGACAGTAAAATATCAAGACAATTTATCAGCGGGTCGGGTACAAACCCCAACCTTAGCTTTGGTGCGTAATCAGGAAAAGAAAATCGAATCATTCCGACCACAAACGTATTTTACGATTTCATTGACAGTCGGCAATGAACAAGCAAAAATGGTCCAAAAAAACCAGTTTGCTTTGAAATCCCATGAAGAAGCCCAAGCGTTTGTTAAAACCCTTAGTCAGAGTAAGGGAACAGTAGTCAACATTGAAGAAAAAACAAAGACAGAAAAAGCTCCTCTGCCTTATGATCTCACGGAGATCCAACGAGAAGCCAACCAACGTTATGGTTATTCTGCAAAGAAAACGTTAGGACTTGTTCAAAGTTTATACGAAACGCACAAGATCGTCACCTATCCACGAACAGATAGTAAATATTTGACGAATGATATGAAAAGTACCATGAAAGAAAGACTTCAAGCCATCAGCGATTTTGCACCAGAAGTGAAAACTTATTTGAAGAATGGGGCAGTGGTTCGTCAAACGAGTGTCTTCCAAGATAGTAAAGTAACAGATCACCATGCTTTGTTACCGACGGAAAATCGTCCACGCTATGAAAAATTAAGTAACGAAGAACAAAAAATCTACCAAATGATCGTGACACGATTCTTAGGGTTATTTGCAGAACCACATAAAATCAGTCAAACGAAAATCACTGTCGTATTTGGGAACGAACAATTTGTTTTCCGCCAAAACCGGGTGTTGGAAGCTGGTTGGAAAACGTCTGCTGAAAGTCATGTGGATTCGTTTGACTGGAAAAAAGACATGCGCATCCAACCTGATTTTACGATCAAAAAGGAATTGTCGGCACCGCCAAAACCTTTGACAGAAGCAAGTCTGTTAGGTTTGATGGAAAAACACAGTTTAGGCACGCCCGCGACTCGTGCGGAGATCATTGAAAAGTTGATCAAATCCGAATTAATGGAACGCACACCGCAAGGCTTACAAGTCTCACCGAAGGGCAAGCAGTTGTTAGAACTGGTCAATCCATCACTTGTGACACCAGATTTGACTGAAAGTTGGGAAAGAGATCTAGAAGCGATCGCGCTTGGAAAAAAACAAGCCAACGTCTTTTTACAATCCATCGAAAAAGAAACGAAGCGACTTGTCCAAGAAATCAAAACAAGTAAGCAAGAATACCAAGATTTTTCGATTACCCAAAAGAAATGTCCGGATTGTGGCTCGAATCTTCGTGAGAAGAACACAAAAGATGGCAAAATCTATGTGTGTACGAATCAAGATTGTAGCTATCGTCGTCGGAAAGATCCGAAAGTCTCTAACCATCGTTGTCCACAATGTCACCGCAAAATGGAGATCATTGAAGGCAAAAATGGCGCTTACTTCCGTTGTAAATTTGACGGGACGACAGAGAAGATGCTAGAAAAAAAAGAGCAGAAGAAAAAAATGACAAAACATGAAGAACGTCGCTTGATGAAGAAATATTCTCAAGCAGAAGAACCGGAAGAAAGCCCATTAGCAGCAGCCTTAAAAGCTGCGATGAAGGATAGTTAA